From the Methanocaldococcus fervens AG86 genome, the window AATTAAAGCTTTAAAAAAAGCTAATATAGTTGTCGGAACACCTGGAAGAGTTTTAGACCATATAAATAGAGGAACTTTAAACTTAAAGAATGTTAAATACTTTATATTAGATGAAGCGGATGAAATGCTTAATATGGGATTCATTGAAGATGTTGAGAAGATTTTAAACGCATGTAATAAAAATAAAAGGATTCTGTTATTCTCTGCCACCATGCCAAAGGAGATACTAAATTTGGCTAAAAAATATATGGGAGATTATGAGTTTGTAAAAGCTAAGATAAATGCAAATATTGAGCAGAGTTATATTGAGATAAATGAAAATGAAAGATTTGAAACTTTATGTAGAATTTTAAAAGATAGAGAGTTTTATGGATTAGTTTTTTGTAAAACAAAGAAGGATACTAAAGATTTGGCAAATATGTTGAGAGATATTGGATTTAAAGCAGGAGCAATTCATGGAGATTTGAATCAATCTCAGAGGGAGAAGGTTATAAGGCTGTTTAAACAAAAGAAAATTAAGATTTTAATAGCAACCGATGTTATGAGTAGAGGAATAGATGTAAATGATTTAAACTGTGTAATTAATTATCATCTCCCACAAAATCCTGAATCTTACATGCACAGGATTGGAAGAACAGGAAGAGCTGGAAAGAAAGGAATGGCGATATCAATTATTAATAGGAGAGAGTATAGGAAATTAAAACATATAGAGAGAAAAATGAAATTAAAAATTAGAAAATTAAAAATTAAATGATCTTAACATATTATATTTGATTTTTTGCTATCTATTTTATTTGGTTTCATAATGAACCTACATATATACATGTAGAAACGCATACCAAAAATTTATAAATATCAGCATCCATAAATTGTAAGTTAACTAAATACGGAGGGTGAATTTTTTAATTTCAATATTTTTGTATTGTTGTTTTTTATTTTATTATTTTTGGTGAGACTATGAAAAATGACGAAATTGAAAAAATAATAAATGATTTGGAAGTTATTAACAACAATCTAAAATCTGAAGGTATTAAAATTATTATGGCACAAAATCGCATTAAACCTCATATACACAACGAAGAAATGATGAACAAAATATTAAACTCCATTAAGGATAATAAATTATATAATTTAGTTCTAATAGCATTGGAAATGTTAAAAAAAGTTTAGAATCTTGAAATTTTTTGAAGCAACATACCCTCAACTTTCACCGGATATAATATTCTCGCTAACTTAGCAGCTGATTTTAACCTTTCTTCTGAATCAGAGTATATTGTGTATAAAACATCTCCTTTTTCAACTTTATTTCCAACTTTTACATTTAAATAGACACCAGCTTTTTTATCATTTGGAGCTCCAGCCTCTTTAGCAATTCTTGTAATTCCAGCATTTGATATTCTTGTAACATACCCATCAATTGGTGAATGGATATCCACCTTATATTTTCCTAATTCAATCTCATCAGAGCTAACTTCTTTTCCCCCCTGAGCTATTATAATTTCCATAAATTTATCATGTGCTTTTCCACTTGCCAATAAATCCTCTGCCATGTATTTTCCTTCTCCAGTAGGAGCTACTCCACCCATCTCTAATAAAATTCCAGCCAAAGATAAAGATTTCTCTATCAAACTCGTTGGAGCTTGTTTATAATCTTCTAAAGCTAATAAAGCTTCTCTTGCCTCTAAGGCTGGACCAATTGCCCTGCCAATTGGCTGACCTCCGTAGGTTATAGCACATTCAGTAACTATCCTCAATCTATCACTCAGTTCAATAAACTTTCGTGCCAAGCTTGAAGCTTCCTTTATGGATTTAACTTTCGCCCCGTATCCTGTTGGTATATCAATTAAAAGCTTATTAACGCCCATAGCCAATTTTTTTGCCATAACACTTGATAACAGTAATGGCTCAGGGTCTATACCAAGAGGTCTTTCAACATTTATTGTTATGTCATCTGCTGGAGCTAAATCTAAAGCCCCTCCCCACACCATACAACCGTTTGTCTCTTTAACAACCTTTTTTATCTCTTCGACAGTTAAATCTACTCTTGTTAAAACCTCTACAACGTCTGCAGTCCCTGCCGCCGAAGTTATTGCTCTCGATGATGTTTTTGGTATCTTCAATCCTGCAGAGGCAACTATTGGCACAACTAATAAAGCGTATTTATTCCCAGGAACCCCTCCAATTGAATGCACATCAAATATATGTCCTTCCCAATCGACCATCTCTCCAGTTTCAGCCATTCTAATGGTCATCGCTTCAATTTCATCCATATCCATTCCATTTATATATAAGGAGGTAACAAAGGCAGATATTTCAATATTTGTTAGATTTCCATTAATCATCTCATCTATAATTGCAAAAATCTCCTCTTTTTTTAATTTATTACCGTCCATCTTTTTTCTTATGTATGGGAGGGATTTTGGTTTTTCAGCATGCCTTATTGTAACTACGTCCCCTTCCTTAACTCCCAATTCTTTAACCAACTTTTGAGGTAGTCCTATCTCTCCCCTATTTATCAATGTAGTTGATGAATATAAAACCCCAATAACCTTTTTTCCTTTAAATTCAATAACCACTCTATCTTGAGAAAAATACTGGGAATTTTTCAAATCTTCAGAGTTAATTAAAGCTAAATTTTCCAAATTGATATCTAAAACCCTAACTTTTAGAAACAGCATCTAAATCACCATTCCTTTTTATACATTATTAAAATTTTTATATCTCTTAACTTTACTTTATATAATTTCTCTATTAAAGCATAACTTTTGGTGGGAGTATGAAGCTAATAAGAAAGTTAATGCCACTAAATGATGCCCAAAAAATTGTTTTTGAAAGGTTATCAAACTATTTAATTAAAAATAACAAAATTAAAAAAGTTGGAATTATTGGAGCGTTAAATAGAATATCTGCTGAAGATATTAAATCTCCAATTGATTTACCATATTTTAATAAAGCAGCAATGGACGGGTATGCTGTTAAAGCTGAAGACACTTTTGGAGCTTCTGAAACAAATCCAATAATATTAAACCTTGTTGATGGGGATGAAATATTTCCAGGAGAGGCTAAAAAGGTATTTACTGGAGAAGAATTGCCAAAAAACACAGATGCTGTTGTAATGAAAGAATTTTGTAATGAAGTTGATGATTTTGTTGAAATTTATAAATCAGTTCATCCAAATGAAAACGTCTCGAGAATTGGAGAAGATGTTAAAAAAGGAGAGGTAATT encodes:
- a CDS encoding DEAD/DEAH box helicase, whose translation is MSFSELNLSENVLNAIKNKGFEKPTDIQMKVVPLFLNESCNIVAQARTGSGKTASFAIPLIELIDEDSGIEAIILTPTRELAIQVADEIDSLKGNKNLKITKVYGGKAIHPQIKALKKANIVVGTPGRVLDHINRGTLNLKNVKYFILDEADEMLNMGFIEDVEKILNACNKNKRILLFSATMPKEILNLAKKYMGDYEFVKAKINANIEQSYIEINENERFETLCRILKDREFYGLVFCKTKKDTKDLANMLRDIGFKAGAIHGDLNQSQREKVIRLFKQKKIKILIATDVMSRGIDVNDLNCVINYHLPQNPESYMHRIGRTGRAGKKGMAISIINRREYRKLKHIERKMKLKIRKLKIK
- a CDS encoding AMP phosphorylase, yielding MLFLKVRVLDINLENLALINSEDLKNSQYFSQDRVVIEFKGKKVIGVLYSSTTLINRGEIGLPQKLVKELGVKEGDVVTIRHAEKPKSLPYIRKKMDGNKLKKEEIFAIIDEMINGNLTNIEISAFVTSLYINGMDMDEIEAMTIRMAETGEMVDWEGHIFDVHSIGGVPGNKYALLVVPIVASAGLKIPKTSSRAITSAAGTADVVEVLTRVDLTVEEIKKVVKETNGCMVWGGALDLAPADDITINVERPLGIDPEPLLLSSVMAKKLAMGVNKLLIDIPTGYGAKVKSIKEASSLARKFIELSDRLRIVTECAITYGGQPIGRAIGPALEAREALLALEDYKQAPTSLIEKSLSLAGILLEMGGVAPTGEGKYMAEDLLASGKAHDKFMEIIIAQGGKEVSSDEIELGKYKVDIHSPIDGYVTRISNAGITRIAKEAGAPNDKKAGVYLNVKVGNKVEKGDVLYTIYSDSEERLKSAAKLARILYPVKVEGMLLQKISRF